One stretch of Glycine soja cultivar W05 chromosome 7, ASM419377v2, whole genome shotgun sequence DNA includes these proteins:
- the LOC114420030 gene encoding peroxisomal fatty acid beta-oxidation multifunctional protein MFP2-like: MGSSRGHTLMEVGPDGVAVITIVNPPVNSLSFDVLRSLKESFDQAIQRDDVKAIVVTGAKGKFSGGFDISAFGGIQEAKERPKPGWISVEIITDTIEAARKPSVAAIDGLALGGGLEVAMACNARLSTPTAQLGLPELQLGIIPGFGGTQRLPRLVGLTKGLEMILASKPVKGKEAFSLGLVDGLVSPNDLVNTARQWALDMLGHRRPWIASLYKTEKLEPLGEAREILKFARAQARKRAPNLQHPLVCIDVIEAGIVAGPRAGLWKEAEAFEGLVRSDTCKSLVHVFFAQRGTSKVPGVTDCGLAPRQVKKVAIIGGGLMGSGIATALILSNYPVILKEVNEKFLDAGINRIKANLQSRVKKGKLTKENFEKTISLLKGSLDYESFRDVDLVIEAVIENISLKQQIFSDLEKYCPPHCILASNTSTIDLNLIGEKTKSQDRIVGAHFFSPAHVMPLLEIVRTKQTSPQVIVDVLDISKKIKKTPVVVGNCTGFAVNRMFFPYTQAGLLLVERGADVYQIDRIITKFGMPMGPFRLADLVGFGVAIATGTQFIQNFPERTYKSMLIPLLQEDNRAGETTRKGFYLYDDKRKASPDPELKNYIEKARSISGVSVDPKLAKLQEKDIIEMIFFPVVNEACRVLDEGIAVKAADLDISAIMGMGFPPYRGGIIFWADSLGSKYIYSRLEKWSELYGEFFKPCAYLAARAAKGIPLSASLEQQAKSRM, from the exons ATGGGTAGCAGCAGAGGACACACGCTCATGGAGGTTGGACCCGACGGGGTTGCCGTCATCACCATCGTCAACCCTCCCGTTAATTCACTTTCCTTTGATG TATTGCGCAGTTTAAAGGAGAGTTTTGATCAGGCGATACAGAGAGATGATGTCAAGGCAATTGTTGTTACAG gTGCAAAGGGAAAATTTTCTGGAGGTTTTGATATTTCTGCATTTGGTGGTATTCAAGAGGCAAAAG AGCGTCCAAAACCTGGTTGGATATCAGTAGAAATCATCACTGATACTATTGAAG CGGCTAGGAAACCATCAGTCGCTGCCATTGATGGCCTTGCCTTGGGTGGAGGATTAGAAGTTGCAATG GCATGCAATGCTCGGTTATCAACTCCAACTGCTCAGCTAGGCTTGCCTGAACTTCAGCTTGGAATAATTCCTGGATTTGGAG GAACACAGCGACTTCCTCGTCTTGTTGGTTTGACAAAGGGACTTGAGATGATACTG GCTTCAAAACCAGTTAAAGGGAAGGAAGCTTTTAGTTTGGGGCTTGTTGATGGTTTGGTGTCACCTAATGATTTGGTGAACACTGCACGCCAATGGGCACTGGATATGTTGGGCCACCGACGACCATGGATTGCTAGTCTTTATAAGACCGAAAAATTAGAACCCCTTGGGGAAGCAAGAGAGATTTTGAAATTTGCACGAGCTCAGGCTCGAAAGAGGGCTCCTAACCTCCAGCATCCTTTGGTTTGCATTGATGTTATTGAAGCAGGAATAGTAGCTGGTCCTCGTGCAGGACTTTGGAAG GAAGCTGAAGCATTTGAAGGACTTGTAAGGTCAGATACTTGCAAAAGCTTAGTTCACGTATTTTTTGCTCAAAGAGGAACATCCAAG GTACCTGGGGTTACGGATTGTGGTCTGGCTCCAAGACAAGTCAAGAAGGTTGCCATCATTGGTGGAGGACTAATGGGCTCTGGAATAGCAACAGCTTTAATTCTTAGCAACTATCCAGTCATCTTGAAAGAAGTAAATGAGAAGTTCTTAGATGCTGGTATCAATAGGATTAAAG CAAACTTACAGAGCCGTGTAAAGAAAGGTAAATTGACcaaggaaaattttgaaaagacCATCTCTCTTCTCAAAGGTTCCCTTGACTATGAAAGCTTCAGGGATGTGGACTTGGTGATAGAG GCTGTTATTGAGAATATTTCCTTAAAGCAACAGATATTTTCTGATCTTGAAAAGTATTGTCCACCTCATTGTATACTTGCAAGTAACACTTCCACAATTGACTTGAATCTGATTGGAGAGAAGACAAAGTCTCAAGATCGAATTGTTGGAGCCCATTTCTTCAG TCCTGCACATGTTATGCCGCTTCTGGAAATTGTACGTACCAAGCAGACCTCTCCCCAAGTGATAGTTGACGTGTTAGATATTTcaaagaagataaagaaaacTCCAGTGGTGGTTGGAAACTGCACAGGATTTGCTGTTAATAGGATGTTCTTCCCATACACGCAAGCAGGTCTCTTGCTTGTTGAACGTGGTGCAGATGTTTATCAAATTGATAGAATAATAACCAAATTTGGAATGCCCATGGGGCCTTTCAG ATTGGCTGACCTTGTTGGGTTTGGTGTGGCGATTGCTACTGGCACCCAATTTATTCAGAATTTTCCTGAGCGAACTTATAAATCAATGCTTATTCCACTTCTGCAAGAAGATAATAGAGCTG GCGAAACAACTCGCAAAGGGTTTTATTTGTATGATGATAAACGCAAGGCTAGTCCTGATCCTGAATTGAAGAACTATATTGAGAAGGCTAGGAGCATTTCTGGTGTCTCCGTTGATCCAAAG CTTGCCAAATTACAAGAAAAGGATATCATAGAGATGATATTCTTTCCTGTGGTGAATGAGGCTTGTCGGGTCCTTGATGAAGGTATCGCAGTCAAAGCAGCAGATCTTGATATTTCTGCTATCATGGGCATGGGTTTTCCCCCTTACAG GGGAGGCATCATATTCTGGGCTGATTCTCTTGGATCCAAGTACATATATTCAAGATTGGAGAAATGGTCAGAGTTGTATGGGGAATTCTTCAAGCCTTGTGCCTACTTGGCTGCAAGAGCTGCCAAAGGAATTCCTCTG AGTGCCTCTTTGGAGCAGCAGGCAAAGTCTCGCATGTAA